One Polynucleobacter sp. MG-5-Ahmo-C2 genomic window carries:
- a CDS encoding metal-dependent hydrolase, producing the protein MNRVSLRSSISTFVVSVILLLSAGNSHAQTSATNSVRGKTEILWLGQAGFRIKTPGDKIILVDPWITGGPKTPPQYKNDLAAIGPVDLLLVTHAHVDHIGDAPALAKMNNTKLYGPADMVTPLIFLGVLPADLGHRFNKSGSVTPLPGIKVTAVKAEHSSLLVHKNPETQKMEAHHAGEAMGYIIELENGFKIWDMGDTGLFGDMQFIGEYYKPDLVMIPIGGNFTMGPDDAAYALRTWVKPKMVIPMHYNSNPMAKGTLAEFQAAMKGSNIKIIPMTEGETVQF; encoded by the coding sequence ATGAATCGTGTTTCATTGAGAAGTTCAATTTCTACTTTTGTAGTGTCAGTAATCTTGCTATTGAGTGCTGGGAACTCACATGCCCAGACCTCAGCTACTAACAGCGTTCGAGGTAAGACAGAAATCTTGTGGCTGGGCCAGGCTGGTTTTCGGATTAAGACGCCAGGCGATAAGATTATCTTGGTTGACCCCTGGATTACTGGCGGCCCAAAGACCCCACCCCAATATAAGAATGATCTAGCTGCGATTGGCCCAGTTGACTTGCTGTTGGTTACGCACGCTCACGTTGACCACATAGGCGATGCACCTGCCTTAGCTAAGATGAATAATACAAAGCTGTATGGTCCAGCGGATATGGTGACGCCACTCATTTTTTTAGGTGTACTGCCTGCTGATTTAGGTCATCGCTTTAATAAGAGTGGAAGTGTCACTCCTTTGCCAGGCATTAAGGTGACAGCAGTGAAGGCTGAGCATTCTTCTCTATTGGTACATAAAAATCCTGAGACCCAAAAAATGGAGGCGCATCATGCTGGTGAAGCTATGGGCTACATCATTGAGTTAGAGAATGGTTTCAAGATCTGGGATATGGGTGATACAGGATTATTCGGCGATATGCAATTTATCGGTGAGTATTACAAGCCAGACTTGGTGATGATTCCGATTGGTGGCAATTTCACGATGGGCCCAGATGATGCTGCATATGCACTCCGCACTTGGGTGAAGCCCAAGATGGTCATTCCAATGCACTACAACTCCAATCCAATGGCAAAGGGTACTTTGGCAGAGTTCCAGGCGGCGATGAAGGGTAGCAATATAAAAATTATCCCTATGACTGAAGGGGAGACTGTGCAGTTCTAG
- a CDS encoding quinone oxidoreductase — translation MTKARVVSLSELGSADVIKLIDKELPLPAQGEVQIRQTAIGFNFIDVYQRSGVYPLELPTGLGHEAVGVIEALGDGVTGLKLGDRVMYMNAGIGAYASARNVPADKLVPVPSNVSDEVAAAVFFKAMTAQYLIQKTYKVKAGDIVLVHAAAGGVGQILAGWAKALGAFVVGTVGSQAKVGAAKEAGCDAVVDYSQPNWVEEVIKATGGKKANVVYDSVAKTTFMGSLDCVAPFGTLALFGAASGPAPEIQPEILNKKGCLFLTRPSVFPHNATHALLQENAKAVFDAIAKGYIKVQIGAKFPLEQAADAHRAAEGRKVSGAIVMIP, via the coding sequence GTGACAAAAGCTCGAGTTGTTAGTCTTTCTGAACTAGGTAGTGCTGACGTAATTAAGTTAATCGATAAAGAGTTGCCGCTTCCAGCGCAAGGTGAAGTGCAAATTCGTCAGACTGCTATTGGTTTTAACTTCATTGATGTATACCAGCGTTCCGGTGTTTACCCGCTTGAGCTACCTACGGGCCTTGGTCATGAGGCCGTTGGTGTCATTGAAGCCCTGGGCGATGGTGTCACGGGCCTCAAGCTTGGCGATCGTGTGATGTATATGAATGCTGGCATTGGTGCTTACGCTAGTGCCCGCAATGTTCCCGCAGATAAGTTAGTGCCGGTACCAAGCAATGTTTCTGATGAGGTTGCAGCAGCGGTGTTCTTTAAAGCAATGACTGCTCAATACCTCATTCAGAAAACCTATAAGGTAAAGGCTGGCGATATTGTTTTAGTTCATGCTGCTGCTGGTGGCGTTGGTCAAATTTTGGCTGGTTGGGCAAAGGCACTCGGTGCTTTTGTGGTTGGTACAGTGGGCTCTCAAGCCAAAGTCGGAGCAGCTAAAGAAGCAGGATGTGATGCAGTCGTTGATTACTCTCAGCCAAATTGGGTTGAGGAAGTGATTAAAGCGACTGGTGGTAAGAAGGCGAATGTGGTTTATGACTCTGTAGCTAAAACAACTTTTATGGGCTCCTTAGACTGTGTTGCGCCTTTTGGAACTCTAGCTCTATTTGGTGCGGCCTCAGGACCTGCTCCTGAGATTCAACCGGAGATTCTGAATAAGAAGGGCTGCTTATTTTTAACAAGACCTTCGGTATTTCCTCACAATGCTACACATGCATTGCTGCAAGAAAATGCAAAGGCAGTATTTGATGCAATTGCCAAGGGTTACATTAAAGTGCAAATTGGTGCGAAGTTTCCTTTGGAGCAAGCTGCAGATGCGCATCGGGCAGCTGAGGGTAGAAAGGTATCTGGCGCCATTGTCATGATTCCTTAG
- a CDS encoding DUF2452 domain-containing protein yields MRIEDTDPARHAGIEYPMEVGAPVFAPIKVVEEKDKAVNVARQNAKQEYERIMEQAEVLMKQARALQARLDATEMVHGAKFSFNPIHGKIYHLYYDSRNAVNVLIQNGPKEWSCGIPDAWTYSMAVKKLGDSTWAVIEEDALTV; encoded by the coding sequence ATGAGAATAGAAGATACCGATCCAGCGAGACATGCCGGGATTGAATATCCAATGGAAGTTGGAGCCCCTGTATTTGCTCCTATCAAGGTGGTTGAGGAAAAAGATAAGGCAGTGAATGTTGCGCGCCAAAATGCAAAGCAAGAGTATGAGCGCATCATGGAGCAAGCTGAGGTCTTAATGAAGCAGGCACGGGCCTTGCAAGCAAGGCTGGATGCTACCGAGATGGTGCATGGTGCGAAGTTTAGCTTCAATCCCATTCATGGAAAAATTTACCACCTGTATTACGACAGCAGGAATGCTGTCAACGTACTGATTCAGAATGGCCCAAAAGAGTGGAGTTGCGGTATCCCAGATGCATGGACTTATTCCATGGCAGTGAAAAAGTTGGGTGACAGTACTTGGGCTGTAATTGAAGAAGATGCCCTGACCGTATGA
- a CDS encoding superoxide dismutase family protein has product MKTNLKKVAIGLSVSGLLALVACQSMEQGTGQKATASLDSRSGSKAKGEVNFTWQGNNVLINGKFSGLKPNAEQGFHVHEKGDCSAPDATSAGGHFNPETKAHGMPNSDMSHAGDLPNIKSDANGDATYTATLHGFAVNTGPSGIVGRSVVVHRDPDDYKSQPAGNSGPRIACGLIK; this is encoded by the coding sequence ATGAAGACAAATTTAAAAAAAGTTGCGATTGGTTTATCTGTATCAGGACTTTTGGCTTTAGTAGCATGCCAATCGATGGAGCAGGGCACGGGCCAAAAGGCAACTGCCAGTCTAGACTCTCGATCAGGATCTAAGGCAAAGGGTGAGGTTAATTTCACCTGGCAAGGTAATAATGTCTTAATCAATGGAAAATTTTCTGGGCTAAAGCCAAATGCGGAACAAGGTTTTCATGTTCATGAAAAAGGTGACTGTTCTGCTCCAGATGCTACCAGCGCTGGCGGCCACTTTAATCCAGAGACTAAAGCCCACGGCATGCCTAATAGCGATATGAGCCACGCTGGCGATTTGCCCAACATCAAGTCGGATGCGAATGGTGATGCTACATATACAGCGACACTGCATGGTTTTGCTGTGAATACTGGCCCCAGCGGAATTGTGGGACGTTCAGTGGTAGTGCATCGCGATCCTGATGACTACAAGTCACAACCGGCCGGTAATTCTGGGCCACGTATTGCTTGTGGCTTAATCAAGTAA
- a CDS encoding DUF3833 domain-containing protein, which yields MNPYFSLKSLAMIASTILLLACSGPHVQQYAHEKPSLELSEYFSGTIDAYGIFTDRSGEVKKRFTVLIKADWKVVNGKKVGTLDESFDYSDGTKQKRIWTLTEQSPGKYIGRADDVVGDAQGDLAGNALNWTYTLALPVDGTIYHVQFNDWMYLVNPKVMLNKAKMSKFGIELGEVTLSFYKR from the coding sequence ATGAACCCCTATTTTTCTTTGAAATCTCTTGCAATGATTGCCAGCACAATCTTGCTGTTAGCTTGTTCCGGGCCTCATGTTCAGCAATATGCACATGAGAAGCCGAGCTTGGAGCTCAGTGAGTATTTTTCAGGAACCATAGATGCTTATGGAATCTTCACAGACCGCAGTGGCGAGGTAAAGAAGCGATTTACCGTTCTCATCAAAGCAGATTGGAAAGTTGTCAATGGCAAGAAGGTCGGGACCCTGGATGAAAGCTTTGATTATTCTGATGGCACCAAGCAAAAGCGTATTTGGACTTTGACTGAACAATCCCCAGGAAAATACATTGGCAGGGCAGATGATGTAGTGGGTGATGCCCAGGGTGATTTAGCTGGTAATGCCCTGAACTGGACTTACACCCTTGCTTTGCCAGTGGATGGCACGATTTATCACGTGCAATTTAACGATTGGATGTATCTCGTAAACCCCAAGGTAATGCTCAATAAGGCCAAAATGAGCAAGTTTGGCATTGAGCTTGGGGAGGTTACCCTGAGCTTTTATAAGCGCTAA
- a CDS encoding chalcone isomerase family protein: protein MRLLKILIAFSSAFIFISSSGFARDITYIDSVLNPAKLQGSGRLNWWGFHVYDATFYRADTLSSPEFALDIRYQKSFTGTSIANRSAEEMKKIGVSDHQAALWGRELAGILPNIESGQSLTAIYTPKLGTVFYHDGKRIAQISGAEFSKAFFGIWLDPKTSVPKLRNELLGQGCPPPLFNEAC from the coding sequence ATGAGATTACTCAAGATTCTTATAGCGTTCTCTAGCGCTTTTATTTTCATAAGCTCCAGTGGCTTTGCCCGCGATATCACATACATCGATAGCGTTTTAAATCCGGCGAAACTACAGGGCAGTGGCAGACTCAATTGGTGGGGGTTTCATGTCTATGATGCAACGTTCTATCGAGCAGATACCCTATCTTCCCCGGAGTTTGCGTTAGATATTCGCTATCAAAAATCATTTACGGGCACTTCTATCGCCAATCGAAGCGCCGAAGAGATGAAAAAAATAGGTGTTTCTGATCACCAGGCGGCGCTATGGGGTAGAGAGCTTGCCGGTATCTTGCCAAATATTGAGTCTGGCCAGAGTTTGACGGCGATCTATACGCCAAAACTGGGAACGGTTTTTTATCATGACGGTAAGCGCATTGCTCAAATTTCTGGCGCAGAGTTCTCAAAAGCGTTCTTTGGTATTTGGTTGGATCCTAAAACGAGCGTACCCAAGTTGCGCAACGAATTACTGGGCCAAGGTTGCCCACCACCCCTTTTTAATGAGGCTTGCTAA
- a CDS encoding thiol-disulfide oxidoreductase DCC family protein: MKSLEKLTLFYDGTCPLCQAEILFLSRRNQAGLLDFVDINSERFDSDKIGISCEQALAAMYGQYANGVLIQGVTVFPEAYRRANLPFLAWAFSRKSLQPILQVGYRFFAKNRHAISSLLGPAALHLVKATSPKSAP; the protein is encoded by the coding sequence ATGAAATCACTAGAAAAACTCACACTCTTTTACGATGGCACTTGTCCCTTATGCCAAGCAGAGATTCTCTTTTTATCCAGAAGAAATCAGGCGGGCTTATTAGACTTTGTGGATATTAATTCTGAGCGCTTTGATTCTGACAAGATTGGCATCTCCTGCGAGCAGGCCTTGGCTGCGATGTATGGTCAATATGCCAATGGAGTCTTGATACAGGGAGTCACGGTTTTTCCGGAGGCATATCGTCGGGCAAATCTGCCATTTTTAGCCTGGGCATTTTCTAGAAAATCATTGCAACCAATATTGCAAGTGGGCTATCGTTTCTTTGCTAAAAATCGCCATGCAATTTCTAGCTTGTTGGGTCCGGCAGCCCTGCATTTAGTCAAAGCGACAAGCCCAAAGAGTGCTCCATGA
- a CDS encoding DUF2237 family protein, with protein MQKEVALNVFGEPLIPCSFDPLTGFFRDGCCKTNEEDVGSHLVCAVVTKEFLQFSLEKGNDLITPRPEYQFPGLVAGDQWCLCINRWVEAVNAHCAPLIKLESTHIKALETVPLNILQQYSSEV; from the coding sequence ATGCAGAAAGAAGTTGCCTTAAACGTATTTGGGGAGCCTCTGATTCCCTGCTCCTTTGACCCACTCACCGGATTCTTTAGGGATGGCTGCTGCAAAACCAATGAAGAAGATGTGGGTAGTCACTTAGTATGCGCGGTAGTGACCAAAGAATTTCTACAATTTAGCCTTGAAAAGGGTAATGACCTTATTACCCCCAGACCCGAGTATCAATTTCCAGGTTTGGTTGCTGGAGATCAGTGGTGTCTTTGCATTAATCGCTGGGTAGAGGCTGTTAATGCACACTGCGCTCCTTTAATCAAATTAGAGAGCACCCATATCAAAGCCTTAGAAACTGTTCCTCTGAATATCCTGCAGCAATATTCGAGCGAAGTGTGA
- a CDS encoding histone deacetylase, giving the protein MKAFYTDHFVLPLPEGHRFPMEKYSRLRDLVNTITDIELVEAPAASDTQILYAHDPNYLINIIEGKLSPQAQREIGFPWSEQMVERSRRSAGATIAAAKTALEEGISVNLAGGTHHAYRDMGSGFCVFNDSAIAARALQKEINSKLKIAIIDLDVHQGNGTASILQNDSSIFTLSIHGENNFPFKKEQGDLDLGLQDGCDDQTYLSSLAQCLDVLSTRFQADCLIYLAGADPHEDDRLGRLKVSKDGMRLRDEAVFQHALDRNIPVAMSMAGGYGKEIGSTVDIHFQTIKTALQFQQQY; this is encoded by the coding sequence GTGAAGGCTTTTTATACCGACCATTTTGTATTGCCGCTACCAGAGGGACATCGCTTCCCAATGGAGAAATATTCTCGCTTACGGGACCTCGTAAATACCATTACCGATATAGAGTTGGTAGAAGCCCCTGCGGCAAGTGATACCCAAATTCTTTATGCCCATGACCCAAACTATCTGATCAATATCATTGAAGGAAAGCTGAGCCCACAAGCTCAAAGAGAGATTGGCTTTCCTTGGAGCGAGCAAATGGTAGAGCGCTCTCGCCGATCTGCTGGTGCAACGATTGCTGCTGCAAAAACCGCACTTGAGGAAGGTATCTCGGTCAATCTAGCTGGTGGCACTCACCACGCTTATCGCGATATGGGGAGTGGATTTTGTGTTTTCAATGACTCTGCTATAGCAGCGCGCGCACTGCAGAAAGAAATCAATTCTAAGTTAAAAATTGCGATCATTGATCTAGATGTCCACCAGGGCAATGGCACCGCGTCAATTTTGCAAAATGATTCCTCAATCTTTACGCTATCCATTCATGGGGAAAATAATTTCCCTTTTAAGAAGGAGCAAGGCGATCTTGATTTAGGTCTTCAAGATGGATGCGATGACCAAACCTACTTAAGTTCATTGGCACAATGCCTAGATGTACTGAGTACTCGCTTCCAAGCAGACTGCCTGATTTACCTTGCAGGAGCAGACCCCCACGAGGATGATCGTTTGGGTAGACTCAAAGTTAGTAAAGATGGAATGCGCTTGAGAGATGAAGCTGTTTTCCAGCACGCCTTAGATAGAAACATACCTGTAGCGATGTCAATGGCGGGCGGTTATGGAAAAGAAATTGGATCAACTGTTGATATCCATTTTCAGACCATCAAAACCGCCCTTCAATTTCAGCAGCAATACTAA
- a CDS encoding phasin family protein, whose protein sequence is MSKNPFDVSAIPGQQRAIDATQAAGRVASESAQAIAQINQQAAQELAALVQKRVSELMKTQDPRAAFEYVHAEVLQDAAKEVTQYQNQLLNVLKSGNKELVKIAEGLIQESKADLIHFVNDATNNAPMGSEAYVSVFKTSFNNALQNFELIRAAMSDSFANFEKSVENVSNLSASTAASKKKS, encoded by the coding sequence ATGAGCAAGAATCCATTTGATGTGAGTGCAATACCAGGTCAGCAAAGAGCGATTGATGCTACCCAGGCTGCGGGTCGTGTCGCTTCTGAAAGTGCGCAAGCGATTGCACAAATTAATCAGCAGGCTGCCCAAGAGTTGGCTGCCCTAGTGCAGAAAAGAGTTTCTGAGCTGATGAAGACTCAGGATCCTCGAGCCGCTTTTGAATACGTACACGCCGAGGTTTTGCAGGATGCCGCTAAAGAAGTGACGCAATACCAAAATCAGTTGCTCAATGTTTTGAAAAGCGGCAACAAGGAGCTCGTCAAAATTGCAGAGGGTTTGATTCAAGAATCCAAGGCGGACTTGATTCATTTTGTAAATGACGCTACCAATAATGCGCCCATGGGGAGTGAAGCCTATGTTTCAGTATTTAAAACCTCATTTAACAATGCTTTGCAAAATTTCGAGTTAATACGCGCTGCCATGTCTGACTCCTTTGCTAACTTTGAGAAGAGCGTAGAAAACGTTAGCAATCTATCGGCATCTACAGCGGCGTCTAAAAAGAAGTCTTAG